In the Terriglobus sp. RCC_193 genome, CGCAAGGGACAACTCGCCAAGTTTACCCGGCAACTATGTTGGGTGTGGCTGCAAACGTCATGCCTGGCATGGCGACGGCAGCACGCACCAAATTCCCGCCCCGGCCCCGCAGGGCAGGGCATCTGGAGAGTCGACGATGCTTTGGACAATTACCGTTATCCTGCTTGTGCTGTGGCTATTGGGCCTGGTCAGCGGCTATACCGTCGGTGGCTGGATCCACATTCTGATCGTGCTCGCGATCATCTCGCTCATCTTCAATCTTCTGGCGGGACGCCGATCACTTTAGAGACTCACACAATCAAC is a window encoding:
- a CDS encoding lmo0937 family membrane protein, with product MLWTITVILLVLWLLGLVSGYTVGGWIHILIVLAIISLIFNLLAGRRSL